A region from the Salidesulfovibrio onnuriiensis genome encodes:
- a CDS encoding LexA family transcriptional regulator, whose product MSNIGFDGFFERLRSASDIRNQSDLARVLGLGRAAVSLAKKKDSVPPRWILDLASKFELDPIWLETGRGEPQARASASHEDEDGLYYERVPKVRARLCAGGGSFETEGSIEGYHSFRSEWLHARGNPRNMVIMEVVGNSMEPELKEGDDVLIDQSRNDVLSGGMYAVGVEDTVMVKRVERLPGTLVLHSDNTDYSPIHLAGDELNTVRIIGKVLWVGREYR is encoded by the coding sequence ATGAGCAACATCGGTTTTGACGGTTTTTTCGAGCGGCTCCGCTCGGCGAGCGACATCCGCAACCAGTCCGACCTGGCCCGCGTTCTGGGCCTGGGCCGGGCTGCTGTCTCCCTGGCAAAGAAAAAGGATTCCGTGCCTCCGCGCTGGATCCTGGACCTGGCGTCCAAGTTCGAGCTTGATCCCATCTGGCTCGAAACCGGCCGAGGCGAACCCCAGGCCCGGGCTTCCGCCTCCCATGAGGACGAGGACGGCCTGTATTATGAACGCGTGCCCAAGGTGCGCGCCCGTCTGTGCGCGGGCGGCGGCTCCTTCGAGACCGAGGGCAGCATAGAGGGCTACCATTCCTTCCGCTCCGAATGGCTGCATGCACGGGGCAACCCGCGCAACATGGTCATCATGGAAGTGGTGGGCAACAGCATGGAGCCCGAGCTCAAGGAAGGCGACGACGTGCTCATCGACCAGTCCCGGAATGACGTCCTCTCGGGCGGCATGTACGCCGTGGGCGTGGAGGACACGGTCATGGTCAAGCGGGTGGAGCGCCTTCCCGGCACCCTGGTGCTGCACAGCGACAACACCGACTATTCGCCCATTCATCTGGCCGGGGACGAGCTGAACACGGTTCGCATCATCGGCAAGGTGCTCTGGGTGGGACGGGAATACCGTTAA
- the rnr gene encoding ribonuclease R produces the protein MARKTSKRQPQSMPLTPESLLRLFKDAKQPLSRAEIQRRMNLRKADKRPLKDLLRDLMQEGKLIRIRRAYGLAGAMNLVSGRLEMTRSGMGFVIPDDVRRSDIFIHQKNMGGAWHGDRVSCAIMSERSGRKSAEGRIVRVLERGRDLLPVKVLKPLGDGDWAARPTDPKLDFGMIVTAPQGMELQRGDIAQAEPGEQLDRFMWEGELVEKLGPESDVRVQEALVKSNNNIRTRFQSDVLAEAEVLPAVPSEEDFRGREDLRHIPFVTIDGETARDFDDAVFVERSGKGYRLWVAIADVAHYVPEGSALDREALERGNSYYFPLSVEPMFPEKLSNGLCSLNPHVPRLSMGVVMEMSEKGVVKESRMFAAVIESHARLTYTQIKDAILDRKPEARAGIDASLLPMLELCEELARKINKLRSLRGSLDFELPEPKADVDEDGHILGIHPAHRHFGHQIIEEFMIAANEAVARYLVEEGLPCMFRIHPEADAEKLANLFRFLHLTDPDIERPKSITPKALQELIRKVAGSPREFVVNRLLLRSMKQAKYSPVNEGHFGLASECYCHFTSPIRRYADLMVHRLVKTALGTDDAPLNIPGGKKMTKVAGNLSGRERTAMDAEREIYKRLSVLYMRSKVGKTFMGVISQIMDFGFRIELKEEMAEGIIRLSSLDDDYYAYWPHREMLVGERTGRAFTIGQEVEVMLEYADLERLELNFVLQSVVAAAMDYKDLV, from the coding sequence ATGGCGCGAAAGACTAGCAAACGGCAGCCCCAGAGCATGCCCCTGACCCCCGAGAGCCTGCTGCGGCTGTTCAAGGACGCCAAGCAGCCCCTTTCCCGCGCCGAGATTCAGCGGCGCATGAACCTGCGCAAGGCCGACAAGCGTCCCCTCAAGGATTTGCTCCGGGACCTGATGCAGGAGGGCAAGCTCATCCGCATCCGGCGGGCCTATGGCCTGGCCGGGGCCATGAATCTGGTCTCCGGGCGGCTGGAAATGACCCGCTCCGGCATGGGTTTCGTCATTCCCGACGACGTGCGGCGCAGCGATATTTTCATCCACCAGAAGAACATGGGCGGCGCCTGGCACGGCGACCGCGTGTCCTGCGCCATCATGAGCGAGCGCAGCGGCAGGAAGAGCGCCGAGGGCCGCATCGTGCGCGTGCTGGAGCGGGGCCGCGATCTGCTGCCCGTCAAGGTGCTCAAGCCCCTGGGCGACGGTGACTGGGCCGCCAGGCCCACGGACCCCAAGCTGGATTTCGGCATGATCGTCACCGCGCCCCAGGGCATGGAGCTGCAGCGGGGCGACATTGCCCAGGCCGAGCCCGGCGAGCAGCTGGACCGGTTCATGTGGGAAGGGGAGCTGGTGGAAAAACTGGGCCCCGAATCCGACGTCCGCGTGCAGGAGGCACTGGTCAAGTCCAACAACAACATCCGCACCCGGTTCCAGTCCGACGTGCTGGCCGAGGCCGAGGTCCTGCCCGCGGTGCCGTCCGAAGAGGATTTCAGGGGCCGCGAGGATCTGCGTCACATCCCGTTCGTGACCATCGACGGCGAGACCGCCCGCGACTTCGACGACGCGGTGTTCGTGGAGCGTTCGGGCAAGGGCTACCGGCTTTGGGTGGCCATTGCGGACGTGGCGCATTACGTGCCCGAGGGGTCCGCCCTGGACCGCGAGGCTCTGGAACGAGGCAACTCCTATTATTTCCCGTTGTCCGTGGAGCCCATGTTCCCGGAGAAGCTTTCCAACGGCCTGTGCAGCCTCAACCCGCACGTGCCGCGCCTGTCCATGGGCGTGGTCATGGAAATGTCGGAAAAGGGCGTGGTCAAGGAATCCCGGATGTTCGCTGCCGTGATCGAGAGCCATGCGCGGCTGACCTATACCCAGATCAAGGACGCCATCCTGGACAGGAAGCCCGAGGCGCGGGCGGGCATCGACGCGAGCCTGCTGCCCATGCTGGAACTGTGCGAGGAGCTGGCCCGCAAGATCAACAAGCTGCGCAGCCTGCGCGGCAGCCTGGATTTCGAGCTTCCCGAGCCCAAGGCCGACGTGGATGAGGATGGGCACATCCTGGGCATCCACCCGGCGCACCGCCATTTCGGCCACCAGATCATCGAGGAATTCATGATCGCGGCCAACGAGGCCGTGGCCCGCTATCTCGTGGAAGAGGGGCTGCCCTGCATGTTCCGCATCCACCCCGAGGCGGACGCGGAAAAGCTGGCCAATCTGTTCCGGTTCCTGCATCTCACGGACCCGGACATCGAACGGCCCAAGTCCATCACGCCCAAGGCCCTGCAGGAGCTCATCCGCAAGGTGGCGGGATCGCCGCGCGAATTCGTGGTCAACCGGCTGCTGCTGCGGTCCATGAAGCAGGCCAAGTATTCGCCGGTGAACGAGGGCCATTTCGGCCTGGCCTCGGAATGCTACTGCCATTTCACTTCGCCCATCCGGCGCTATGCCGACCTCATGGTGCACCGGCTGGTCAAGACCGCCCTGGGCACCGACGATGCGCCCCTGAACATCCCGGGCGGCAAGAAGATGACCAAGGTCGCGGGCAACCTGTCGGGCCGCGAGCGCACGGCCATGGACGCCGAACGTGAGATCTACAAGCGCCTGTCCGTGCTCTACATGCGCAGCAAGGTGGGCAAGACTTTCATGGGCGTCATCTCCCAGATCATGGATTTCGGGTTCCGCATCGAGCTCAAGGAGGAGATGGCCGAGGGCATCATCCGGCTTTCCAGCCTGGACGACGACTACTACGCCTACTGGCCGCACCGCGAAATGCTCGTGGGCGAGCGCACGGGCCGCGCCTTCACCATCGGCCAGGAAGTGGAGGTCATGCTGGAATATGCGGACCTGGAACGGCTGGAATTGAATTTCGTGCTTCAGTCCGTGGTTGCGGCGGCCATGGATTACAAGGATCTGGTGTAG
- the lpxK gene encoding tetraacyldisaccharide 4'-kinase, with product MRKEYKPVEELQQRFRPLLAPAAWLNARFMRLRSRLYGRGILRQWEAPAVTVSIGNVSWGGTGKTPMTGWMLKWAANRGMEAGVLTRGYRARPATYPFLVQPGNLVEEAGDEPLMLAKEFPEARIIVDPVRSRGGKWLFEHYNPKLVVLDDGFQHMAVKRHVDIVLLRPSDLAQHWNRVIPSGSWREDYTALRRADCFMIKGSPEYFDKLGEHIRTRLEQFNRPVFNFSLSPKGFVQVLTGRKEKDFFGEPFLLVSGIGDPRQVHRAAIKYFNYKPVDHMVYRDHHTYTKTDVLDIIATARRKKAKYILCTQKDAVKLGPMCTPDFWAFDTRVDFGPSHFAQNGKFSTWWNRRFNNLMLEIPDAGRPVREKDSGPEDEAGEEHGAKD from the coding sequence ATGAGAAAAGAGTACAAGCCCGTCGAAGAACTCCAGCAGCGCTTTCGTCCGCTGCTTGCGCCCGCAGCATGGCTCAACGCCCGCTTCATGCGCCTGCGCTCCCGGCTCTATGGCCGGGGCATCCTGCGTCAGTGGGAGGCTCCGGCGGTCACGGTCTCCATCGGCAACGTGAGCTGGGGCGGCACGGGCAAGACGCCCATGACCGGGTGGATGCTCAAGTGGGCCGCCAACCGGGGCATGGAGGCCGGGGTGCTGACCCGTGGCTACCGGGCCAGGCCCGCAACCTATCCCTTCCTGGTACAGCCCGGGAATCTGGTGGAGGAGGCCGGTGACGAGCCCCTCATGCTGGCCAAGGAGTTCCCGGAGGCGCGCATCATTGTGGACCCGGTGCGCAGCCGTGGCGGAAAGTGGCTTTTCGAGCACTACAATCCCAAGCTGGTGGTGCTGGACGACGGATTCCAGCACATGGCCGTGAAGCGGCACGTGGACATCGTGCTGCTGCGCCCCTCGGACCTGGCCCAGCACTGGAACCGGGTCATCCCGTCCGGATCCTGGCGCGAGGACTATACGGCCCTGCGCCGCGCCGATTGTTTCATGATCAAGGGTTCGCCTGAATATTTCGACAAGCTCGGGGAACACATCCGCACCCGGCTGGAGCAGTTCAACCGGCCGGTCTTCAATTTTTCCCTGTCCCCCAAGGGCTTCGTGCAGGTGCTAACCGGCAGGAAGGAAAAGGACTTTTTCGGCGAGCCGTTCCTGTTGGTCTCGGGCATCGGCGATCCCCGGCAGGTGCACCGCGCCGCCATCAAGTATTTCAACTACAAGCCCGTGGACCACATGGTCTACCGGGATCACCACACCTACACCAAGACCGACGTGTTGGACATCATCGCCACGGCCCGGCGCAAGAAGGCCAAGTACATCCTCTGCACCCAGAAGGATGCGGTCAAGCTCGGCCCCATGTGCACTCCCGATTTCTGGGCATTCGACACCCGCGTGGACTTCGGGCCGTCGCACTTTGCCCAGAACGGCAAGTTCAGCACCTGGTGGAACCGCCGTTTCAACAATCTGATGCTGGAGATTCCCGACGCCGGACGGCCGGTCCGGGAAAAGGACTCCGGCCCCGAGGACGAAGCCGGGGAGGAACATGGCGCGAAAGACTAG
- a CDS encoding Bax inhibitor-1/YccA family protein has product MNNYTRSFPSRAANAEVVNAFMRGIYAWMGAGLALTAVLAWWVANTPAALGLLLNIDFATGTQGTPVLLYGLFLAELGIVFYLSARVASMNPGTATGLFLLYSGLNGVTLSPILLAYTGQSVAATFFVSAGMFGAMSLYGLLTKKDLTSWGSLLFMGLIGMIIAMVVNIFLQSQMMSFVISGVGVVLFTGLTAYDTQKFKTMGEVMPNDAAAVRRGSILGALTLYLDFINLFLMLLRIMGNRR; this is encoded by the coding sequence ATGAACAATTACACGAGATCGTTTCCCAGCCGCGCCGCCAATGCCGAGGTGGTCAACGCCTTCATGCGCGGCATTTACGCCTGGATGGGCGCGGGCCTGGCCCTGACCGCCGTGCTGGCATGGTGGGTGGCCAACACCCCGGCCGCACTCGGCCTGCTGCTGAATATCGACTTCGCCACCGGCACCCAGGGAACCCCGGTGCTGCTCTACGGCCTGTTCCTGGCCGAGCTGGGCATCGTGTTCTATCTTTCCGCCCGCGTGGCGAGCATGAACCCGGGCACGGCCACCGGCCTGTTCCTGCTTTACAGCGGGCTCAACGGCGTGACCCTGTCCCCGATCCTGCTGGCCTACACCGGCCAGTCCGTGGCGGCCACCTTCTTTGTCTCCGCGGGCATGTTCGGGGCCATGAGCCTTTACGGCCTGCTGACCAAGAAGGACCTGACCTCCTGGGGCAGCCTGCTGTTCATGGGGCTCATCGGCATGATCATCGCCATGGTGGTCAACATCTTTCTGCAGAGCCAGATGATGAGCTTCGTCATTTCCGGCGTGGGCGTGGTGCTTTTCACCGGCCTGACCGCCTATGACACCCAGAAGTTCAAGACCATGGGCGAGGTGATGCCCAACGACGCCGCAGCCGTCCGCCGCGGCTCCATCCTCGGGGCCCTGACCCTGTATCTCGACTTCATCAATCTGTTCCTCATGCTGCTGCGCATCATGGGCAACAGGCGATAA
- a CDS encoding substrate-binding periplasmic protein — protein MSKTIAATKYLLAAFLLLACLQGTPSADQHFVIGYFWHSRYTDAAKQIMARAYQHCGILVDFEFLPGERSLLLADTGEVDASLFRSEGVTQKYSNLVMVPVHLFVAQPTVFRRTGQILECPVRSWDDLAPYRLAFRRGAMEVEKHAKRLQMIYFVAESDEKAFQMLHEGRVDIVVTDYINGLGTLKKTGLQGIEPENPPFDSHRLYHYVNRRHRGLVDCLARELRRMADSGEIGRILEESAP, from the coding sequence ATGTCGAAAACCATTGCCGCAACCAAATACCTGCTGGCCGCATTCCTTCTGCTGGCCTGCCTGCAGGGCACGCCCTCGGCGGACCAGCACTTCGTCATCGGCTATTTCTGGCACAGCCGGTACACCGATGCCGCGAAACAGATCATGGCCAGGGCATACCAGCATTGCGGCATCCTGGTGGATTTCGAATTCCTCCCCGGCGAACGTTCGCTCCTGCTCGCCGACACGGGTGAGGTGGACGCGTCCCTGTTCCGTTCCGAAGGCGTGACCCAGAAGTATTCCAACCTGGTCATGGTCCCGGTGCATCTGTTCGTGGCGCAACCCACGGTCTTCAGGCGGACCGGCCAGATCCTGGAATGTCCCGTGCGCTCCTGGGACGACTTGGCCCCCTACCGGCTGGCCTTCCGGCGCGGGGCAATGGAAGTGGAAAAGCACGCCAAACGCCTCCAGATGATCTACTTTGTGGCGGAATCCGACGAGAAGGCCTTCCAGATGCTCCACGAAGGAAGGGTGGACATCGTGGTGACCGACTACATCAACGGTCTGGGGACTCTCAAGAAAACCGGGTTGCAGGGCATCGAGCCGGAAAACCCGCCCTTTGACAGCCACAGGCTCTACCACTACGTCAACCGCCGCCACCGGGGACTGGTGGACTGCCTGGCCAGGGAGCTGCGCCGCATGGCCGACTCCGGCGAGATCGGACGCATCCTCGAGGAAAGCGCCCCCTAG
- a CDS encoding YccF domain-containing protein → MSTILNVLWFILGGIFMGIGWALAGLLMFISIIGIPWGRACFVIAGFSFFPFGRTVISRDELTGQEDIGTSPFGFIGNVIWFLLFGLWLAIGHVVSAVACFITIIGIPFGVQHLKLASISLAPIGKTVVPYEVADAARQDNAASFVDRVRRG, encoded by the coding sequence ATGAGTACTATCCTGAATGTTCTGTGGTTCATTCTTGGCGGCATTTTCATGGGCATCGGCTGGGCGCTGGCCGGGCTGCTCATGTTCATCTCCATCATCGGCATCCCCTGGGGCCGGGCCTGCTTCGTCATTGCCGGATTTTCCTTTTTCCCGTTCGGCCGTACGGTCATCAGCCGGGACGAACTCACGGGCCAGGAGGACATCGGCACCAGCCCCTTCGGCTTCATCGGCAACGTGATCTGGTTCCTGCTTTTCGGCCTGTGGCTGGCCATCGGGCACGTGGTCTCGGCCGTGGCCTGCTTCATCACCATCATCGGCATCCCCTTCGGCGTCCAGCACCTCAAGCTGGCCTCCATTTCCCTGGCACCCATCGGCAAGACCGTGGTGCCTTACGAAGTGGCGGACGCGGCGCGCCAGGACAATGCCGCCTCCTTTGTGGACAGGGTTCGCCGGGGCTAG
- a CDS encoding calcium/sodium antiporter, whose product MFLNIVYFLLAVVLLWGGANWIVTSASLIARKFNVSELVIGLTIVAFGTSAPEFLVTVNAALRGHEAISLSNVVGSNIFNLGFILGLMAMIKPLPTGPKLIYRDGLLLFGCCVAILLMSFTGELGRMFGLALMVTLAVYLFWLARIKESPGEDELEDLPERGAKWYDWFLLLGGFAGIALGGHLMVTAATSIATALGVSSWVIGVTIVAAGTSLPELVTCLAASVKGRNDMLLGNLIGSDFFNFAGVLGLTCLMRPLGVSEEARGSLMVLVGMVALVLIFLRTGWKVRRWEGALLVGINLIRWGRDFLG is encoded by the coding sequence ATGTTCCTGAATATCGTCTATTTTCTGCTGGCCGTGGTCCTGCTCTGGGGCGGGGCCAACTGGATCGTCACCTCCGCCTCGCTCATCGCGCGCAAGTTCAATGTCTCGGAACTGGTAATCGGCCTGACCATCGTGGCCTTCGGCACCTCCGCGCCGGAATTCCTGGTCACGGTGAACGCGGCCTTGCGCGGCCACGAGGCCATTTCCCTGTCCAACGTGGTCGGCTCCAACATCTTCAACCTGGGCTTCATTCTCGGGCTCATGGCCATGATCAAGCCGCTGCCCACAGGCCCGAAGCTCATCTATCGCGACGGTCTGCTGCTCTTCGGCTGCTGCGTGGCCATTCTGCTCATGTCCTTTACCGGCGAACTGGGCCGCATGTTCGGCCTTGCGCTCATGGTCACCCTGGCGGTCTACCTGTTCTGGCTGGCGCGGATCAAGGAATCCCCGGGCGAGGACGAGCTGGAGGACCTGCCCGAGCGCGGGGCCAAATGGTACGACTGGTTCCTGCTGCTGGGCGGGTTCGCGGGCATCGCCCTGGGCGGCCATCTTATGGTCACCGCCGCCACGTCCATCGCCACTGCGCTCGGCGTTTCCTCCTGGGTCATCGGCGTGACCATCGTGGCCGCCGGCACCTCGCTGCCCGAGTTGGTCACCTGTCTGGCCGCCTCGGTCAAGGGGCGCAACGACATGCTGCTGGGCAACCTCATAGGTAGCGATTTCTTCAACTTCGCGGGAGTTCTGGGCCTGACCTGTCTCATGCGGCCCCTGGGCGTTTCCGAGGAGGCGCGCGGCAGCCTCATGGTCCTGGTGGGCATGGTGGCCCTGGTGCTCATATTTCTGCGCACGGGCTGGAAGGTGCGGCGCTGGGAAGGGGCGTTGCTGGTGGGGATTAACCTGATCCGTTGGGGCAGGGATTTTCTGGGATAG
- a CDS encoding tRNA(5-methylaminomethyl-2-thiouridylate) methyltransferase, translating into MAKQYDALALLSGGLDSILAVKLIQDQGLTVLGLHFTSPFFGKSHRFDSWKELYGIDVVEVDISRDYVNMMLQGPPNGFGKWLNPCVDCKIMMLGKARALMEKYGAKFIISGEVMGQRPMSQRRDSMSLIRKQAGVQDVLLRPLSALKLEPTPMEKSGLVDRSRLMGIVGRTRKPQLEMAKERYGFREIPTPAGGCVLAEASAAGRFIRVMEEKDSPHPMDFVVAQIGRQVWAGHRWLSMGRKQVENQRLEKLARDTDYFFKTVNFPGPVALGRPTDAGDWDEVSIRAAAELTASYASKAVRHFEATGEPVTVAVIHKGETAEIRVEPRRETSVDWQEPKQDIVKPWKQAQLEAQG; encoded by the coding sequence ATGGCAAAACAATACGACGCATTGGCCCTGCTTTCGGGCGGGCTGGACTCCATATTGGCGGTGAAGCTTATCCAGGACCAGGGACTGACCGTGCTGGGCCTGCACTTCACCTCGCCCTTTTTCGGCAAGAGCCATCGGTTCGATTCCTGGAAGGAGCTCTACGGCATCGACGTGGTGGAGGTGGACATCAGCCGGGACTACGTGAACATGATGCTCCAGGGGCCGCCGAACGGTTTCGGCAAATGGCTCAACCCCTGCGTGGACTGCAAGATCATGATGCTTGGCAAGGCGCGGGCGCTCATGGAAAAGTACGGCGCGAAATTCATCATTTCCGGGGAAGTCATGGGCCAGCGCCCCATGAGCCAGCGCCGCGACTCCATGAGCCTGATCCGCAAGCAGGCGGGCGTGCAGGACGTGCTGCTCCGGCCCCTGAGTGCGCTCAAGCTGGAGCCGACCCCCATGGAGAAGAGCGGGCTGGTGGACCGCAGCCGTCTCATGGGCATTGTGGGCCGTACCCGCAAGCCGCAGCTGGAGATGGCCAAAGAAAGATACGGCTTCAGGGAGATCCCCACCCCGGCCGGAGGCTGCGTGCTGGCCGAGGCCAGCGCTGCCGGTCGCTTCATCAGGGTCATGGAGGAAAAGGACAGTCCGCATCCCATGGATTTCGTGGTGGCGCAGATCGGCCGCCAGGTCTGGGCCGGGCATCGCTGGCTGTCCATGGGGCGGAAGCAGGTGGAGAACCAGCGACTGGAAAAGCTGGCCCGCGATACCGATTACTTTTTCAAGACCGTGAACTTCCCCGGTCCGGTCGCTCTGGGCAGGCCCACGGACGCCGGGGACTGGGACGAGGTGAGCATCCGGGCCGCCGCCGAGCTGACCGCCTCTTATGCCTCCAAGGCCGTGCGGCACTTCGAGGCCACTGGCGAGCCCGTGACCGTGGCGGTGATCCACAAGGGCGAGACCGCTGAAATCCGTGTGGAGCCCCGGCGCGAGACCTCCGTGGACTGGCAGGAGCCCAAGCAGGACATCGTCAAGCCCTGGAAGCAGGCGCAGCTCGAAGCCCAGGGCTGA
- a CDS encoding methyl-accepting chemotaxis protein: MSNVEDRVDKADDVNRLVRFIVESRVQEKNYMLRKDEKVLTSHADIVKKLHEQAKATSDKFDQKINKDQMAQVSAAVTEYEQAFSRYLQLEKGKNNAMQQMRSNAKIALGETEALRADQKQQFAKLLESGVASNADLQDKLLKADDANRMIKWFLDARKNEKEFIISRDQGYLTQNLEGLTKITALAENLKKRFRNQANIAQLDRVGKALQQYQSEFKQFTDSMEQQTVAEAAMVASARKADEVCRAARADQKAKMIDEMSTANMTSLITAGVALVFGVGIAIFLTTAITRPVRMGVDFARNLSEGDLTQTIAIHQKDEIGVLAEALRNMKDRLSEVVANVQSATENVAAGSEELSASSQSLSQGATEQAASIQEVSSSMEQMASNISQNAANARETDTLAAKAASDAKESGTAVSQTVEAMKSIAEKISIIEEIARQTNLLALNAAIEAARAGEHGKGFAVVAAEVRKLAERSGTAASEISELSTNSVEVAEKAGSMLQQLVPDIEKTASLVQEITSASDEQNAGATQINQAISQLDTVIQQNASASEEMASTSEELSGQGQQLQATMAFFTVNSNGHGKSARRLVATTVPRAALPEASVPQATARTTGVEFRMDDDSEQDFERF, translated from the coding sequence ATGAGCAATGTTGAGGATCGTGTCGACAAGGCTGATGATGTGAACAGGCTCGTCCGCTTCATCGTTGAAAGCCGCGTTCAGGAAAAGAACTACATGCTGCGCAAGGACGAAAAGGTTCTCACCTCCCACGCGGATATCGTCAAGAAGCTCCATGAGCAGGCCAAGGCCACGAGCGACAAGTTCGACCAGAAGATCAACAAGGACCAGATGGCGCAGGTCTCGGCGGCCGTCACCGAATACGAGCAGGCCTTCTCCCGCTACCTCCAGCTGGAAAAGGGCAAGAACAACGCCATGCAGCAAATGCGCAGCAACGCCAAGATCGCGTTGGGGGAAACCGAAGCCCTCCGCGCGGACCAGAAGCAGCAGTTCGCAAAGCTCCTGGAGTCGGGCGTCGCCAGCAATGCGGACCTGCAGGACAAGCTGCTCAAGGCCGATGACGCCAACCGCATGATCAAGTGGTTCCTGGATGCCCGTAAAAACGAAAAGGAATTCATCATTTCCCGGGATCAGGGATACCTGACCCAGAACCTGGAAGGCCTGACCAAGATCACCGCCCTTGCGGAAAATTTGAAGAAGCGGTTCCGCAACCAGGCCAACATCGCCCAGCTCGACAGGGTGGGCAAGGCGCTGCAGCAGTACCAAAGCGAATTCAAGCAGTTCACGGACAGCATGGAACAGCAGACGGTGGCGGAAGCGGCCATGGTGGCCTCGGCCCGAAAGGCCGACGAAGTCTGCCGCGCCGCACGCGCTGACCAGAAGGCCAAAATGATTGACGAAATGAGCACCGCCAACATGACCAGCCTCATCACCGCCGGTGTCGCCCTTGTCTTTGGCGTGGGCATCGCCATCTTCCTGACCACGGCCATTACGCGGCCCGTCCGCATGGGGGTGGATTTCGCCAGGAACCTCTCCGAGGGCGACCTCACGCAAACCATCGCAATCCACCAGAAGGACGAGATCGGCGTGCTGGCCGAAGCCCTGCGGAATATGAAGGACAGGCTGTCCGAGGTCGTGGCCAACGTCCAGTCGGCCACGGAAAACGTGGCTGCGGGCAGCGAGGAGCTTTCCGCATCCTCCCAGTCCCTTTCCCAGGGAGCCACGGAGCAGGCGGCATCCATTCAGGAAGTCTCCTCTTCCATGGAGCAGATGGCGTCCAACATCAGCCAGAACGCGGCCAATGCCCGGGAAACCGACACCCTGGCCGCAAAGGCGGCATCCGACGCCAAGGAAAGCGGCACGGCCGTCAGCCAGACCGTGGAGGCCATGAAGAGCATTGCGGAAAAGATCTCCATCATCGAGGAGATCGCCCGCCAGACCAACCTGCTGGCCCTGAACGCCGCCATCGAGGCGGCCCGCGCAGGCGAGCACGGCAAGGGATTCGCAGTGGTGGCTGCCGAGGTGCGCAAGCTGGCGGAACGTTCCGGCACGGCGGCCTCCGAGATCAGCGAGCTCTCCACCAACAGCGTCGAGGTGGCGGAAAAAGCCGGTTCCATGCTGCAACAGCTGGTGCCGGACATCGAAAAGACCGCGTCCCTGGTCCAGGAAATCACCTCGGCCAGCGATGAGCAGAACGCGGGCGCCACCCAGATCAACCAGGCCATCAGCCAGCTCGACACGGTCATCCAGCAGAACGCATCGGCCTCCGAGGAAATGGCCTCCACCAGCGAGGAACTTTCCGGCCAGGGGCAGCAGCTCCAGGCGACCATGGCTTTCTTCACCGTGAACAGTAACGGCCATGGCAAGTCCGCCCGCAGGCTGGTTGCCACCACGGTTCCCAGGGCCGCCCTGCCCGAGGCATCGGTTCCCCAGGCCACGGCAAGAACCACCGGGGTCGAATTCAGGATGGACGACGATTCGGAACAGGACTTCGAACGGTTCTAG